A single window of Solanum dulcamara chromosome 5, daSolDulc1.2, whole genome shotgun sequence DNA harbors:
- the LOC129888857 gene encoding AIG2-like protein D — MTLMASPHHSVCNVFVYGSLLADDIVRALLKRVPPSNPAILHNYHRFSIKGRVYPAILPVENERVNGKVLFNITVPELNILDAFEDDEYERTTVDVSLMDSSKTLQVETYVWVNKRDPDLFGEWDFEEWKVLHKGDFLKMTMGFSEEMELPESKTRVATYESFYAQEEKKSKP, encoded by the exons ATGACACTAATGGCTTCCCCTCATCATTCCGTCTGCAATGTGTTCGTCTATGGCAGCCTATTAGCTGACGACATCGTTCGTGCTCTCCTCAAACGCGTTCCTCCATCTAATCCCGCTATCCTCCACAACTA TCATAGGTTTAGCATCAAAGGGCGTGTTTATCCTGCTATTCTACCAGTTGAAAACGAAAGAGTTAATGGGAAG GTTCTTTTTAACATCACTGTTCCTGAATTGAATATCCTGGATGCATTTGAGGATGACGAGTATGAAAGGACGACTGTTGATGTTTCCTTGATG GATAGTTCCAAGACATTACAGGTTGAAACATATGTTTGGGTTAACAAGAGGGATCCAGATTTATTTGGGGAATGGGACTTTGAG GAATGGAAAGTTTTGCACAAGGGAGACTTCTTGAAAATGACAATGGGGTTCAGTGAAGAAATGGAGCTACCTGAATCGAAAACCAGAGTAGCAACATATGAATCCTTCTATGCACAGGAAGAGAAAAAGTCCAAGCCTTGA
- the LOC129890360 gene encoding glycosyltransferase family protein 64 C3: MSKSILVLTLYVIITLSIPFLVFSLRTGQPRHSDSCNRPPADLRTLQTDQMTVLINGYSDHRIPLLHSIAATYAAASSVAAVIILWSNPSTPSQILSDLSKNLSLSTSSSSTPITILRQPSSSLNLRFYPHPSITTRSVLICDDDIEPDTNSINFAFNIWKSNPDRLIGFFVRSHNYDLTHKSWIYTMETQKYSIMLTKFMILNLRYLHQYTCNKEYEKLKVIVDEKNNCEDILMNFVVAEEVNKGPILVGAKKVRDWGDARNEGEGMKEREVGLSSRKGEHRKRRGECIGEFHGLLGKMPLKYSYGKVMDAIGEQGLCDKGGKLVYCDKQIFR; this comes from the coding sequence ATGAGCAAGTCAATCCTCGTCTTAACCTTATATGTAATTATAACCTTATCCATACCCTTTTTAGTCTTTTCACTCCGAACCGGCCAACCACGCCATTCCGACTCATGCAACCGGCCGCCGGCAGACCTCCGAACACTCCAAACCGATCAAATGACAGTACTAATCAACGGCTACTCCGATCACCGGATTCCACTTCTCCACTCAATCGCCGCCACTTACGCCGCCGCATCATCCGTGGCCGCCGTCATCATCCTCTGGAGCAATCCTTCAACTCCGTCACAAATCCTCTCAGATCTCTCCAAAAACCTCTCCCTCTccacctcctcctcctccacACCAATCACCATCCTCCGTCAACCTTCCTCCAGTCTCAACCTCCGTTTCTACCCTCACCCATCAATCACCACCCGATCCGTCCTCATCTGCGACGACGACATCGAACCTGACACAAACTCCATAAACTTCGCTTTCAACATCTGGAAATCCAACCCAGATCGTCTAATCGGATTCTTCGTCAGATCTCATAACTACGACTTAACCCATAAATCCTGGATCTACACAATGGAAACCCAGAAATACTCCATCATGTTAACAAAATTCATGATCCTAAACTTACGTTACCTCCATCAATACACATGCAATAAAGAATACGAGAAACTCAAGGTCATAGTAGATGAAAAGAACAACTGTGAAGACATATTGATGAACTTTGTGGTAGCGGAAGAAGTGAATAAGGGTCCGATTTTGGTGGGTGCGAAGAAAGTGAGGGATTGGGGTGATGCGAGGAATGAAGGTGAAGGGATGAAGGAAAGGGAAGTGGGTTTGAGTAGTAGAAAAGGAGAGCATAGGAAGAGAAGAGGAGAGTGTATTGGTGAGTTTCATGGATTATTGGGGAAGATGCCATTGAAGTATAGCTATGGAAAAGTAATGGACGCCATTGGAGAACAAGGTTTATGTGACAAAGGTGGTAAATTAGTGTATTGTGATAAACAgatttttagatga
- the LOC129888858 gene encoding peptidyl-prolyl cis-trans isomerase CYP18-1: protein MSVTLHTNLGDIKCEIFCDEVPRTAENFLALCSSDYYDGTIFHRNIKGFMIQGGDPTGTGKSGTSIWGKKFNDEIRESLKHNARGMLAMANSGPNTNGSQFFITYAKQPHLNGLYTIFGKVIHGFEVLDLMEKTPIGPGDKPLAEIRLNRVTIHANPLAG from the exons ATG TCAGTGACGCTTCATACAAATTTAGGGGACATCAAGTGCGAAATTTTCTGTGATGAAGTCCCTAGAACTGCTGAG AATTTCTTGGCGTTATGCTCAAGTGATTATTATGATGGGACCATATTTCATAGAAACATAAAGGGTTTCATGATCCAAGGTGGTGACCCAACAGGTACAGGAAAAAGTGGGACAAGTATTTGGGGAAAAAAGTTCAATGACGAGATCAGGGAGTCTCTCAAG CACAATGCAAGAGGGATGTTGGCAATGGCCAACAGTGGCCCTAATACCAATGGGAGCCAGTTTTTCATTACGTATGCCAAGCAACCACATCTCAATGGCTTGTACACCATCTTCGGGAAAGTAATACATGGATTTGAGGTTCTTGATCTCATGGAAAAG ACTCCAATAGGACCAGGTGATAAGCCCCTTGCCGAGATCAGGCTCAACCGGGTGACCATACATGCTAATCCACTTGCTGGCTGA